Proteins from a single region of Bos javanicus breed banteng chromosome 7, ARS-OSU_banteng_1.0, whole genome shotgun sequence:
- the PWWP2A gene encoding PWWP domain-containing protein 2A isoform X4 translates to MQLQSNTFQEGTEVKCEVNGAVPNDPSPVPPPELSLAESLWTSKPPPLFHEGAPYPPPLFIRDTYNQSIPQPPPRKIKRPKRKMYREEPTSIMNAIKLRPRQVLCDKCKNSVVAEKKEIRKGGSASDPSKYEDKKRRSESVTTVNKKLKTDHKVDGRSQNESQKRSAVVKVSNIPHSRGRVVKVSAQANTSKAQLNTKKVLQNKNMDHAKAREVLKIAKEKAQKKQSETSTSRSAHSKVHFTRRYQNPSSGSLPPRVRLKPQRYRNEENDSSLKTGLEKMRSSKMAPKPQSRCTSTRSAGEAPSENQSPSTGPEEASSGVQDTTEVLVPGEQEEPQTLGRKGSKSSISVYMTLNQKKSDSSSASVCSIDSTDDLKSSNSECSSSESFDFPPGCMHAPSTSTSSSSKEEKKLSNSLKMKVFSKNVSKCVTPDGRTICVGDIVWAKIYGFPWWPARILTITVSRKDSGILVRQEARISWFGSPTTSFLALSQLSPFLENFQSRFNKKRKGLYRKAITEAAKAAKQLTPEVRALLTQFES, encoded by the coding sequence ATGCAGCTCCAAAGTAATACATTCCAAGAAGGGACAGAAGTCAAGTGTGAAGTGAATGGTGCTGTTCCCAATGACCCTTCTCCCGTCCCGCCTCCTGAGCTCAGCTTGGCCGAAAGCCTGTGGACTTCCAAACCACCACCTCTCTTCCATGAAGGAGCACCTTATCCTCCCCCTTTGTTTATCAGGGACACATATAACCAATCAATACCTCAGCCGCCTCCTCGGAAAATTAAGCGACCCAAACGAAAAATGTACAGGGAAGAACCTACTTCAATAATGAATGCTATTAAACTACGACCCAGGCAAGTTTTGTGTGACAAGTGTAAAAACAGTGTTGttgctgaaaaaaaagaaattaggaaagGTGGTAGTGCAAGTGACCCTTCTAAATATGAAGATAAAAAACGGAGAAGTGAAAGTGTAACTACTGtgaacaaaaaactgaaaactgaCCATAAGGTGGATGGGAGAAGCCAAAATGAAAGCCAGAAAAGAAGTGCTGTGGTTAAGGTTTCAAATATTCCTCACAGCAGAGGCAGAGTAGTCAAAGTTTCTGCTCAGGCAAATACATCAAAAGCTCAGTTAAATACTAAAAAAGTGCTCCAGAATAAAAACATGGATCATGCAAAAGCTCGGGAAGTGCTGAAAATTGCCAAAGAAAAGGCACAGAAGAAGCAGAGTGAAACCTCGACATCCAGAAGTGCGCATTCAAAAGTCCATTTCACACGTCGGTATCAGAACCCTAGCTCAGGCTCCCTTCCACCCCGGGTTCGTTTAAAGCCCCAGAGGTACAGGAATGAAGAAAATGACTCTTCTCTGAAGACCGGACTGGAGAAAATGCGAAGCAGCAAGATGGCACCCAAGCCCCAGTCCCGTTGCACCTCTACCCGCTCAGCAGGTGAGGCCCCTTCAGAAAATCAGAGTCCCTCCACAGGCCCTGAAGAGGCCAGCAGTGGGGttcaggacacaactgaagtgcttGTGCCTGGTGAGCAGGAGGAACCGCAGACACTGGGCAGAAAGGGCAGCAAAAGCAGTATCTCTGTTTACATGACCCTAAATCAAAAGAAGTCTGACTCTTCCAGTGCTTCAGTGTGTAGCATTGATAGCACAGATGATTTGAAATCCTCCAACTCTGAGTGTAGTTCTTCTGAAAGTTTTGATTTTCCTCCAGGCTGTATGCATGCACCTTCCAcctccacttcctcctcttcgaaggaagagaaaaagctcAGTAAttccttgaaaatgaaagtctttTCCAAAAACGTCTCTAAGTGCGTCACACCAGATGGCAGGACCATATGTGTAGGGGACATTGTCTGGGCCAAGATATATGGCTTCCCCTGGTGGCCAGCCCGTATTCTTACCATAACTGTGAGCCGGAAAGATAGCGGCATTTTAGTCCGACAGGAGGCCCGTATTTCATGGTTTGGGTCTCCAACAACATCTTTTCTGGCTCTTTCGCAACTCTCCCCCTTTTTAGAAAACTTCCAGTCACGCTTTAATAAGAAGAGAAAGGGCCTGTATCGCAAGGCTATCACAGAGGCAGCTAAGGCTGCCAAGCAGCTGACCCCTGAAGTGCGGGCTCTGCTGACACAGTTTGAATCGTGA
- the PWWP2A gene encoding PWWP domain-containing protein 2A isoform X2 yields MLLNQTEVKGSDCVRIWISNLQKEGAKRFGPHGIPVTVFPKREYKDKPEAMQLQSNTFQEGTEVKCEVNGAVPNDPSPVPPPELSLAESLWTSKPPPLFHEGAPYPPPLFIRDTYNQSIPQPPPRKIKRPKRKMYREEPTSIMNAIKLRPRQVLCDKCKNSVVAEKKEIRKGGSASDPSKYEDKKRRSESVTTVNKKLKTDHKVDGRSQNESQKRSAVVKVSNIPHSRGRVVKVSAQANTSKAQLNTKKVLQNKNMDHAKAREVLKIAKEKAQKKQSETSTSRSAHSKVHFTRRYQNPSSGSLPPRVRLKPQRYRNEENDSSLKTGLEKMRSSKMAPKPQSRCTSTRSAGEAPSENQSPSTGPEEASSGVQDTTEVLVPGEQEEPQTLGRKGSKSSISVYMTLNQKKSDSSSASVCSIDSTDDLKSSNSECSSSESFDFPPGCMHAPSTSTSSSSKEEKKLSNSLKMKVFSKNVSKCVTPDGRTICVGDIVWAKIYGFPWWPARILTITVSRKDSGILVRQEARISWFGSPTTSFLALSQLSPFLENFQSRFNKKRKGLYRKAITEAAKAAKQLTPEVRALLTQFES; encoded by the coding sequence gtTTGGGCCCCATGGGATCCCTGTGACAGTATTTCCCAAAAGGGAATATAAGGATAAACCCGAAGCCATGCAGCTCCAAAGTAATACATTCCAAGAAGGGACAGAAGTCAAGTGTGAAGTGAATGGTGCTGTTCCCAATGACCCTTCTCCCGTCCCGCCTCCTGAGCTCAGCTTGGCCGAAAGCCTGTGGACTTCCAAACCACCACCTCTCTTCCATGAAGGAGCACCTTATCCTCCCCCTTTGTTTATCAGGGACACATATAACCAATCAATACCTCAGCCGCCTCCTCGGAAAATTAAGCGACCCAAACGAAAAATGTACAGGGAAGAACCTACTTCAATAATGAATGCTATTAAACTACGACCCAGGCAAGTTTTGTGTGACAAGTGTAAAAACAGTGTTGttgctgaaaaaaaagaaattaggaaagGTGGTAGTGCAAGTGACCCTTCTAAATATGAAGATAAAAAACGGAGAAGTGAAAGTGTAACTACTGtgaacaaaaaactgaaaactgaCCATAAGGTGGATGGGAGAAGCCAAAATGAAAGCCAGAAAAGAAGTGCTGTGGTTAAGGTTTCAAATATTCCTCACAGCAGAGGCAGAGTAGTCAAAGTTTCTGCTCAGGCAAATACATCAAAAGCTCAGTTAAATACTAAAAAAGTGCTCCAGAATAAAAACATGGATCATGCAAAAGCTCGGGAAGTGCTGAAAATTGCCAAAGAAAAGGCACAGAAGAAGCAGAGTGAAACCTCGACATCCAGAAGTGCGCATTCAAAAGTCCATTTCACACGTCGGTATCAGAACCCTAGCTCAGGCTCCCTTCCACCCCGGGTTCGTTTAAAGCCCCAGAGGTACAGGAATGAAGAAAATGACTCTTCTCTGAAGACCGGACTGGAGAAAATGCGAAGCAGCAAGATGGCACCCAAGCCCCAGTCCCGTTGCACCTCTACCCGCTCAGCAGGTGAGGCCCCTTCAGAAAATCAGAGTCCCTCCACAGGCCCTGAAGAGGCCAGCAGTGGGGttcaggacacaactgaagtgcttGTGCCTGGTGAGCAGGAGGAACCGCAGACACTGGGCAGAAAGGGCAGCAAAAGCAGTATCTCTGTTTACATGACCCTAAATCAAAAGAAGTCTGACTCTTCCAGTGCTTCAGTGTGTAGCATTGATAGCACAGATGATTTGAAATCCTCCAACTCTGAGTGTAGTTCTTCTGAAAGTTTTGATTTTCCTCCAGGCTGTATGCATGCACCTTCCAcctccacttcctcctcttcgaaggaagagaaaaagctcAGTAAttccttgaaaatgaaagtctttTCCAAAAACGTCTCTAAGTGCGTCACACCAGATGGCAGGACCATATGTGTAGGGGACATTGTCTGGGCCAAGATATATGGCTTCCCCTGGTGGCCAGCCCGTATTCTTACCATAACTGTGAGCCGGAAAGATAGCGGCATTTTAGTCCGACAGGAGGCCCGTATTTCATGGTTTGGGTCTCCAACAACATCTTTTCTGGCTCTTTCGCAACTCTCCCCCTTTTTAGAAAACTTCCAGTCACGCTTTAATAAGAAGAGAAAGGGCCTGTATCGCAAGGCTATCACAGAGGCAGCTAAGGCTGCCAAGCAGCTGACCCCTGAAGTGCGGGCTCTGCTGACACAGTTTGAATCGTGA